The Desulfofundulus salinus genome includes the window TGCGCCAGGCACGCCGGCACATTTCAACGGCCAGTTCAGGATAAAAGAGCAACCGGGTTATATAATGGGCCAGCATGTCCGGTCTACCTGGCGGCACCTTGTAACCATCTACCCCATGCTCCACAATTTCACCCAATCCACCGGTGTCGGCAACCACCACCGGAACCCTGGCAGCCATGGCCTCCAGAGCCACGATCCCAAAGGGCTCATAAAGGCTGGGGAAGACCGCTACGCGGGCCATTTCCAAAAGGCGGTTACGCCCCAGATCATCCACAAAACCCATAAACTGCACCTTCGCTGACAGCCCCAGTTCCTCAACACGACCCTTCAGGTACTCCTCGTAGGGACCCCGGCCGGCCACCAGCAGCCGGGCTCCTTTAACCCGCTCCGATATGGATGCCAGTGCCTCCAGGAGCACCTGCACTCCCTTTTCAGGCACCAGACGGCCCAGGAACACGATGTTCGGGTCCCGGTGGTACAGGTCTTTGCAATCCGGTTCTTTCGTCCTCCCATCGGTTAAATTGGCCGGATCTACCCCATTGGGAATTACCTTTACCTTTTCCCTGTCCAGCTCAAAAAGACGGCTTATCTCCTCAGCCATGTAATTGCTGCAACAGATAACCAGGGCAGCCCCCTGGGTGAGCCGGTATTCCTTTTCGTGAATCCGGCGCTGCAGGTCGGTACGGATGCCCCTGTTCCGCCCGTACTCCGTGGCATGGATGGTGGCTACCAGGGGAAACCCGTATTGTTCATGCAGGTGTTCACCGGCCGCCCCCACCATCCAGTCATGGGCATGGACCAGGTGCGGCGTCCCCCAGTCGGCGATGACTTGACCGGCGAGCTCGATCATGCCCCTGTTTAACTGTCCAACCCAGGTCAAAAAATCTTTGGCGTTAAGCTGCTCCGGCAGGAGCCGGTGCACGTGGACTCCCTGTTGGAGGGAGTAAGCTTTCTCCCCGGCCACGGGACAGGTAATGACGTGCACTTCGTCCCCCAGGCGGACCAGGGCCCGGGAAAGATCGTAAACATGCCGGGCCAGGCCACCCACAGTAGCAGGTGGATATTCCCAGGATAGCATTAAAATGCGCAAATGTGACCTGGTCCCCACGCACACGCCGTTGTATCGCCGGTGGCGGCTGTAAATGCGGTAGTCCAGCTGGGGGAAAATGTTATCCCTGTATTCCATTTCCTGGAGCGCCGCCTCGTCAATATACCCATTTTCCAATTGCTCCGCCAGGAGGTTAAACCTGCCGATATGCTCGGTCAATCTTTTCCGGGCGTAGTCCACGGCGGTTTCCATTCTAAGGATAAAGGCCCAGTCACTGCTCTGGGCTAAAAGCAATTCCCGGGCAGCCTGATTTAAGGCCCGTTTCTTCACCCCGGCGGCGTCCGGATGCAAGTCGGCCAGGTCGGCCATGGCGGCCTCGGCCCGGTGGAGGTGGCGGTAAATCCAGTCATTGCTGGGATTCAGCCAGACACGGTTGTAGCCCCCTTCCCCCCAGCTGCTCATGGGCAGATCCACCACCTGCAAATCGGGGTGCAGGGACAGGTACCTGCCGGGAGTAATCATCTGGATAACATCCTGATCGAAGCAAATTTTGCGGCAAAGCAAGTCTATCCATTGAGGACCTTCATACCACCAGTGACCAAACAACTCCGCGTCATAAGGAGCAACTACCAGCGGGGGGCGGTCCATCTTTGCCCCGTGACGAAGCACCTGCTGTTGCCGGTGGAAAAGAAAGTGAGCGGCATGCTCCGCTGCCCGTTCCCGGGCCAGCTCTGGACGGTAAGGTTCTTTATGAGGGCCCGGGCCGGTAATGCGGTAATACTTAAACCCGGTATCCACCCGGATAGTACCCGCCGGCAGATAGGGACGCAAATAGTCCAGATCCAGGTCATAACCAATATCCCGGTAAAACTCCCTGTAGAAAAAGTCGCCGGGATAACCCGTTTGCCTGTCCCAAACCTGACGGGAACTCTCCGGGTCCCGCCCAAAAACGGCCAATCCGTTGGCACAACTGGCCGGAGCAAAAACACCGAAGCGGGGAACGGGATCCGCGTACAGTAACCCGTGGGTCTCAACAAAGAAATAACTAATACCGAATTCTTTAAGCAACTCCTCCACGCCAGGTGTATATCCGCATTCCGGCAACCAGAATCCATCGGGAGGCCCGCCGAAATGCCGCGCAAAAAACTCCACTCCCACACCAATTTGTGCCCTTCTGGCCTCCCTGGTCTGTATTAGCGGTAAATATCCATGGGTGGCGCAGGTGGTAATTAGCTCCACTTTTCCTGGCTTCTGCAAGGTCCGGAAGGCACCAATCAGATCGCATTGGTATTTATTTGTATATGCCCTTTGGACCTCATTTAACTTTTCCAGATACATCAAAGCCAGCGGGTGCAGACTGGCGTCTCCCGCGGTACGCCGGCACTCTGCCTCCCCCAACTGGATCATTGCCTCCAGGTGGTTTAGATAACGTTTTTGAAGCAATGGATCGGCAAGCATAGCTAAAAGGGGCGGAGAAAGGGATATGGTTAGCTGAAAGGACACTCCGTCCCGGACCAACCCTTGCAGCACTTCCAACAAGGGGATATAACACTCGGTTAGGGCCTCAAAAAACCATCGTTCTTCCAGGCACTCGGGCATCTCCGGATGCCTTACAAAGGGTAAATGGGCGTGCAGTACTAATGCCAGGTAGCCTGCGGGCATTGCGATGTTACCCCTTTCCAGTCAATAAGTTAACCCTTATGCGGTAAATCCACCGAACTGTATCCTTCCCAAAAAGCAGTGCTTTCCCCTTGATTTTCTACGGTGTCCTCGTCCGCATCGCCCCGAATAACGGTCTTCACTTTCAAAAACCGCGCCATCCCCTCCACTGTCCGGGTACGGGGCGTAACTACCTGATTGGAACGAAGCAGGGGATAAAATTCCCCTTCCGGCCCGTAATAACCAAGTTCGGCCTGGTAAGTATGCTCAGGGAGCACATCGCGAAAATACCAGTCGTTAGTAAAGGGGGGGAGAGACACTTCCTTTAAGACGGTACCCACCTGGTTTGACCCGGTAGTATAAAGCCGTAAAAATAAAGGACGCCCTTCCCCCAGGAACTCCCATTGTCCCCGGGACAGTTCCCAGTAACTGAAAATGACGGTGGGTTCCTGTACCATCAGAACCAGCCTGTTTTCATTGTAGTGCCGCGGCAGTTCCATGCTAAAACACCCCCCTCGTTTATATCTGGGAAAAGTCCGGTATCACTATCATACTCCACCAGCATGTACCAATACAACCATCTCAAGTCAACTTTAATATAAAATTTACAAGCGCTCATTCGATTCGTGATTTTTGTCACATGCGTAGGCAAAGAACAGTTTCTTACCGGAGACTTTCTGTACCCTGCAACAACCCCTCGTTAATATTGGAAATATGTTCGTTATATACATCATAGTACATAATCCAGATCTGGCGCAACCACCAGGAATTAACTTTAAGTAACCGTTGCTAAAGACCACGCCGGGTTGTGAAGTTTTTTACTTTTTCCATAAACAAAAAAGGTCGGTATGCGGACCGTCACCCCTCCTTACCGGCACATTCCTTGCAGTATCCGAAAAACTTTAACTCATGGTCTGTAATCGTAAAACCATAGGCTTCTGTAACCCGCTTTTCCAGATCCTCCAACAGATCTTCATTGACCTCTATGATTTTTCCGCAACGGGTACAGATGAGATGATGGTGATGGTGTCCCTCTCCCCGTTCACCACCAAACTCATAGCGTTTGCGGCCGTCCCCGAAATCAATGCTGTGGATAATATCAAAAGCTAAAAAGAGTTCTAAAGTGCGGTAAACAGTAGCCAGCCCCACATCGGGAGCCTTTTGCTTGACCAGGTTGTAAATCTCCTCTGCACTCAGGTGTTTGTCTTTGTTCTCCAAAAGCACGCGCAGGATATGCTCCCGGCGCGGCGTCAGTTTAGAGTCGCCGGCCCGGAGTTTTTCCTCCACCTCGTTAATGACTCTCTGCATCCGGAGCTCACCCCGCCATTCAGCCCTTTGTGTAAGTATAATGAACATACAGAAAAAAGTCAATGGCGGTTTCCAAAGTTAGCTATCGTAAATAGGGCGGGTAACGTAGCCGCCGCCAGCGCCGGCGGCGCACCATCATGGCCTTTAAGCGCAAAGCCACAAGAAATACAACTGCCCCCAGGAACCAGGTAGACCACCGCCTGGTCACACTGGTACCTACGGCCCGGGCCGACACCAGGTCCACCCGCCCCAGCTCTTTACCCCCGGCCCGGGTAAAAACCAGCTCCCCCACCTTTTGCCCGGTAGCCAGGGGTGCCCGTAAATCCTGGTACACAACGATTTTCTGCTCAAAGGATGGCTTTTCGCCAGCGGGAAAATTAAAATAAAAACTGTTCCCGGTAATTGCCTCAACTTCCTCAGCTCCACCGGGCACCGAAAAGGAGGATATTTTCTCCCCCTTTTCCACCAGCTGAACCGGCTTAAAGGCGGAAAAGCCATAGTCCAGCAGGGTCCGGGCATCACTGTAAATAGCCGCCCCCTGACTGTTCAGGATCACGGCAATTAATTCCCGGTCATCCCGTCGGGCGGCGGCCACCAGACATTGCCCCGCCTCAACGGTATAACCGGTCTTAACCCCGATGGCCCCCTCGTAACGGGAAAGAAGCCGGTTGTGGTTCCAGAGGTGTTCCTGGGGGGGGCCTTTACTCCTATCCGCATCCGGCCGCCGGATCTGCTTCAAACGAGTGGACACAATGGTCCTGAAGGTAGGATTTTGCATGGCATACCGGGCAATCAGGGCCAGGTCGTGGGCAGTGGTATAATGCTGGGGGTCGGGCAGACCGCTGGGATTCTGAAAACTACTTGCCCGGGCTCCGATTGAGCGTGCCTTTTCATTCATTAAAGCAGTAAAGGCAGGGACCGAGCCGGCCACATGTTCGGCAATAGCCACAGCCGCATCATTGGCCGAAGCCAGTAACAGGGCATACAGGAGATCCTCCATGGTGAGCCTCTCGCCTTCCTGCAAACCGATAGCAGATCCCTCCACCCGGGTGGCTTCCCGGGAAACCGTAACCACTTCATCCAGACGGGAATGTTCCAGGGCAATAATGGCCGTGAGAATTTTAGTAGTACTGGCCGGATACATGGGCGAACTGGCATTTTTCTGGTATAGAACCTGCCCGTTCCGCGCATCCATCAGCAAAGCCGCTTCGCCTAATGTTTGCGGTTGTAACGCCGCTTGGGCAGCTTGGGAAAATAAAAGCAAAAGGCAACAAAAAAGGGTTGTCCACAGGCGCCGCATGGTTTACCCCCGCACGATGTTTCCGAACAACTTTTGAATAAAATAAAGGTTGGTACAAGAAATAACAAGAGCGACTATATTATATTGAAATTTTAGGGTGATTTCAACAGAAAAGTACAATCTAAGTTTTGCCCAAAAGGACATACTAAAAATACATATTAAGAAAGGGAGGGAGCAAAGGGAAAAAGATGGACATTCGAGGAATGGAATTTGCCGACCTGAACGATATCCAGCTAAGCCAGCTACAGGAAGTAGAGAAAAAATTAAATGCCGGACGGCAGGGAAAGGAAATAATTCTTTTGGCCTTCACCCGTGAATCCTAACCATATAAACTATTTTAAGTAGGGTGGGAAATTTTTCCCGCCCTAACTTTTTGCCCCCGCACGTCTCCCCTTGCACACCCTTCCAAATCTACCGTTTTTACGGTATAATGAAGGAAAATCTCGACTCAGGGGGCTACATGGCCGTTGCTGTCGGCAAACCTTACCCGCCAGGAATGGACAATGCTGGTCATCCTCTTTATTACGGAATTTGCCAGGGGGGCCTTTTTCCTTTCTTTCCTTCCCATATATGCCGTTAAGCACCTGGGCCTATCCATAACTGCGGCCGGTTTTGCGGTTTCTGCCCATTATTTTACCGAAACTGCCTCCAAAACTGCCGCCGGCTGGTATTTCGACCGTACGGGCAGGCCGGTGTTGCTGATCGGTTTAATTACCGGCCTGGCGTCCCTGATGGCCATGAAACTGTGGCCTTTGCCCGTTATTCTAGTGGGTGCCTCAGCCCTTTTTGGCCTGGGCATGTCCCCTGTCTGGCTGGGAGTAATGAGTGAGGTGGCCCCGGTTGAGATGCCCGCCCGGGCCAACCGCATTGGTCTGGTTTTTGCCGCCTGGCTGACCGGGGCCGGCGCCGGGCTGGTAGCCGTAAATTTCATTTTACACAGGGGGTTTGAGCCGGCCTTTTCCCTGATCATCATCCTGTGGCTGGTTTCCGTAGTTCTTACCCTGTTTATTTTGCCTTCCAGGGGTCGCCGCGAAAAGCAAACCAGGCAGGGTATTTTTCATTCCCTTGCCCGCCTGGCAACCAATCCGGCAGTAACGCGTATCTTAATCCCGGGAATGTTTTTGCAAACCTTTTGCGCAGGCCTTTTATTACCTGTACTGCCCCTTTTTGCGCAAAACCAGTTGGGCTTAAGTTACAACCAGTATGGTCTTTTGCTTCTGACAGGTGGAGGAGCAGCCGTGCTTGGCCTTCTCCCGATGGGGGTGGTAGTGGGCCGCCTGACCCTGAACAGTCTTTTAGCCGCCGGGTTTGGGTTAAGCGCCCTTTGCCTGGGTTTATTTACCGCCAGCCACGGCCCCCATAGTGCCTTTCCCCTGGCTATCTTGCTGGGCCTTTCCTATGCCGTAATCCTGCCGGCCTGGAACACCTTACTGGCCAGGGTTATCCCCCCGGAGCGACAGGCTACGGGGTGGGGTGTTTTTGCTACCGTTGAGGGTTTAGGAGCAGCCATTGGTCCGGCTCTGGGCAGCCTGGTGGCCCGGTATGCAGGCATCACGGCCCCTATCATGCTGGCGACGCTGGTCCTGCTAACCATAGCCCTCTTTTATACCTTTTACCCCCTGGAAAAATTCCTTGTTAAATAATCCCTGTTAAATAACAAGCATTTTCTTTCTAAATACTATCATAAGCTGGAGAGAAGAGCATGACGCAAGCCCTGTTCAAAATACTCACCTTTTTGCTGGGGCTATACGCCCTCTTACCCACTGCCCTGGCGCGCCTTTGCCATATCGGAGTCATCTGGCAGGGACCCCGGGGCGGCAGGCGGGTAGCCATTACCTTTGATGACGGCCCCGATCCGGTCTATACACCCCAGGTTTTAGACGTCTTAAAGCAGTTTAAGGTACGGGCATGTTTTTTTGTACTCGGTCACAAGGCCAAAGCCCACCCGGACTTGATCACCAGAATGATTGCAGAAGGACACGAAGTGGCCAGCCACGGCTTTCGCCATCATTTTCCCTGGTTTTTAGGACCCCGGGCCATGATCAGGGAGGTAAGGGAAGCCAACCGGGTAATCGCGGAAATCACCGGCCAGCCGCCACGCCTGTACCGGCCGCCCTGGG containing:
- a CDS encoding DUF4912 domain-containing protein, with the protein product MELPRHYNENRLVLMVQEPTVIFSYWELSRGQWEFLGEGRPLFLRLYTTGSNQVGTVLKEVSLPPFTNDWYFRDVLPEHTYQAELGYYGPEGEFYPLLRSNQVVTPRTRTVEGMARFLKVKTVIRGDADEDTVENQGESTAFWEGYSSVDLPHKG
- a CDS encoding 1,4-alpha-glucan branching protein domain-containing protein, with translation MPAGYLALVLHAHLPFVRHPEMPECLEERWFFEALTECYIPLLEVLQGLVRDGVSFQLTISLSPPLLAMLADPLLQKRYLNHLEAMIQLGEAECRRTAGDASLHPLALMYLEKLNEVQRAYTNKYQCDLIGAFRTLQKPGKVELITTCATHGYLPLIQTREARRAQIGVGVEFFARHFGGPPDGFWLPECGYTPGVEELLKEFGISYFFVETHGLLYADPVPRFGVFAPASCANGLAVFGRDPESSRQVWDRQTGYPGDFFYREFYRDIGYDLDLDYLRPYLPAGTIRVDTGFKYYRITGPGPHKEPYRPELARERAAEHAAHFLFHRQQQVLRHGAKMDRPPLVVAPYDAELFGHWWYEGPQWIDLLCRKICFDQDVIQMITPGRYLSLHPDLQVVDLPMSSWGEGGYNRVWLNPSNDWIYRHLHRAEAAMADLADLHPDAAGVKKRALNQAARELLLAQSSDWAFILRMETAVDYARKRLTEHIGRFNLLAEQLENGYIDEAALQEMEYRDNIFPQLDYRIYSRHRRYNGVCVGTRSHLRILMLSWEYPPATVGGLARHVYDLSRALVRLGDEVHVITCPVAGEKAYSLQQGVHVHRLLPEQLNAKDFLTWVGQLNRGMIELAGQVIADWGTPHLVHAHDWMVGAAGEHLHEQYGFPLVATIHATEYGRNRGIRTDLQRRIHEKEYRLTQGAALVICCSNYMAEEISRLFELDREKVKVIPNGVDPANLTDGRTKEPDCKDLYHRDPNIVFLGRLVPEKGVQVLLEALASISERVKGARLLVAGRGPYEEYLKGRVEELGLSAKVQFMGFVDDLGRNRLLEMARVAVFPSLYEPFGIVALEAMAARVPVVVADTGGLGEIVEHGVDGYKVPPGRPDMLAHYITRLLFYPELAVEMCRRAWRKVITIYDWQYIAEETHQAYCQAMAKTGYPRA
- a CDS encoding Fur family transcriptional regulator; the protein is MQRVINEVEEKLRAGDSKLTPRREHILRVLLENKDKHLSAEEIYNLVKQKAPDVGLATVYRTLELFLAFDIIHSIDFGDGRKRYEFGGERGEGHHHHHLICTRCGKIIEVNEDLLEDLEKRVTEAYGFTITDHELKFFGYCKECAGKEG
- a CDS encoding MFS transporter, which produces MLSANLTRQEWTMLVILFITEFARGAFFLSFLPIYAVKHLGLSITAAGFAVSAHYFTETASKTAAGWYFDRTGRPVLLIGLITGLASLMAMKLWPLPVILVGASALFGLGMSPVWLGVMSEVAPVEMPARANRIGLVFAAWLTGAGAGLVAVNFILHRGFEPAFSLIIILWLVSVVLTLFILPSRGRREKQTRQGIFHSLARLATNPAVTRILIPGMFLQTFCAGLLLPVLPLFAQNQLGLSYNQYGLLLLTGGGAAVLGLLPMGVVVGRLTLNSLLAAGFGLSALCLGLFTASHGPHSAFPLAILLGLSYAVILPAWNTLLARVIPPERQATGWGVFATVEGLGAAIGPALGSLVARYAGITAPIMLATLVLLTIALFYTFYPLEKFLVK
- a CDS encoding D-alanyl-D-alanine carboxypeptidase family protein — encoded protein: MRRLWTTLFCCLLLLFSQAAQAALQPQTLGEAALLMDARNGQVLYQKNASSPMYPASTTKILTAIIALEHSRLDEVVTVSREATRVEGSAIGLQEGERLTMEDLLYALLLASANDAAVAIAEHVAGSVPAFTALMNEKARSIGARASSFQNPSGLPDPQHYTTAHDLALIARYAMQNPTFRTIVSTRLKQIRRPDADRSKGPPQEHLWNHNRLLSRYEGAIGVKTGYTVEAGQCLVAAARRDDRELIAVILNSQGAAIYSDARTLLDYGFSAFKPVQLVEKGEKISSFSVPGGAEEVEAITGNSFYFNFPAGEKPSFEQKIVVYQDLRAPLATGQKVGELVFTRAGGKELGRVDLVSARAVGTSVTRRWSTWFLGAVVFLVALRLKAMMVRRRRWRRLRYPPYLR